Proteins encoded by one window of Candidatus Neomarinimicrobiota bacterium:
- the lipA gene encoding lipoyl synthase: protein MSEMRIRKPDWLKIKLTVNEELKFISNLLKDNNLNTVCVEARCPNLHECWARGIATFMICGDICTRNCRFCSVKHGIPSPLDEKEPEKIANVVKKLGLRYCVLTSVTRDDLPDGGAKHWADTVETIRKVNPGIKVEVLVPDFEGDKEALDCVFNSNPDVFAHNLETIKELYKKIRPQADYHRSLDLLKIAKNRGFITKTGIMVGLGEAKDKVFSLIDDISEIGVDIFTVGQYLQPTKDNLPVYRYVPPYEFDEFKSYAVSKGIKHVFSAPLVRSSYHAEDVLL from the coding sequence TTGAGCGAGATGAGAATTAGAAAACCTGATTGGCTAAAAATAAAGCTGACTGTAAATGAAGAGTTAAAATTTATATCAAATCTTTTAAAAGATAATAATTTAAATACTGTTTGTGTTGAGGCAAGGTGCCCTAACTTGCATGAGTGCTGGGCCAGAGGAATAGCAACCTTTATGATCTGTGGTGATATATGCACACGCAATTGTAGGTTTTGCTCGGTGAAGCATGGAATACCCTCTCCACTGGATGAGAAAGAACCGGAAAAAATTGCAAATGTGGTGAAGAAGCTGGGTCTTAGATATTGTGTCCTCACATCTGTTACCCGTGATGATCTTCCGGATGGGGGAGCAAAACACTGGGCAGATACAGTTGAAACGATAAGAAAGGTAAATCCAGGTATTAAAGTGGAAGTGCTGGTACCTGATTTTGAGGGGGATAAGGAAGCGTTAGATTGCGTATTTAATTCAAACCCCGATGTATTCGCGCATAACCTTGAAACCATAAAAGAATTATATAAAAAAATCAGACCGCAAGCTGATTACCATAGATCTCTCGATTTATTAAAAATAGCAAAAAATAGAGGATTTATAACAAAGACAGGTATAATGGTTGGTCTTGGTGAAGCGAAGGATAAGGTATTTTCTTTGATTGATGATATTTCAGAAATAGGGGTTGATATATTTACCGTTGGTCAATACCTCCAGCCTACAAAAGATAATTTACCTGTGTATAGATATGTTCCCCCCTATGAATTTGATGAATTTAAATCTTATGCTGTTAGTAAGGGAATTAAGCATGTTTTTTCGGCACCCCTTGTAAGGAGTTCTTATCATGCGGAAGATGTATTGTTATAA